In Colletotrichum higginsianum IMI 349063 chromosome 3, whole genome shotgun sequence, a genomic segment contains:
- a CDS encoding Pex2/Pex12 amino terminal region, whose translation MEFMTALRGSFDDQKPSLFELISEQQLNSLLPPTIRYLLTIATQRYPRYLLRALNSFDELYALCMLVVERHYLKTRGGSFTENFYGLKREKALHAEIPRASASAPGVVRDTLKLSTRDVWMNLAVVVGIPYLRRKLDEGYEVNAPRALLGAAYTQMPPNPTLKQRFLHYYRWFLRNVYPSVNAAYYFALLSFNLAYLFDNSKYHNPFLWLIGTRMRRMTGADYQAIDALTSGKPTGSARAGAPPGWRSLFSPREMGPRLLSSLSMLLPMSIFALKFLEWWHASDFAKQLSRKATETLDLPPPVVSGLGGGKGGAGAEKEKSKAKEKAASGGNDDEAATAVPAAETAPIATPSLLPIYTVAAPEDSSLCPICQDAIVTPTACQTGIVYCYTCIHRWLEGLHPMQEDFMGDKEGKWESGQGRCAVTGRRVLGDTEGLRRIMV comes from the coding sequence ATGGAGTTCATGACCGCCCTCCGGGGTTCCTTCGACGACCAGAAACCGTCCCTGTTCGAGCTCATCTccgagcagcagctcaaCTCGCTCCTCCCGCCGACGATTCGTTACCTCCTCACCATCGCGACCCAGCGCTACCCTCGATACCTCCTGCGTGCCCTCAACTCCTTCGACGAGCTCTACGCCCTGTGCATGCTTGTGGTCGAGCGCCACTACCTCAAGacccgcggcggcagcttcACCGAGAACTTTTATGGTCTCAAACGCGAAAAGGCCCTGCACGCCGAGATCCCGCGCGCCAGCGCCTCCGCCCCGGGCGTTGTCCGGGACACGCTGAAGCTCAGCACGCGGGATGTGTGGATgaacctcgccgtcgtcgtcggcattCCCTACCTGCGGCGGAAGCTCGACGAGGGCTACGAGGTCAACGCGCCGCGCGCCCTGCTCGGCGCGGCCTACACGCAGATGCCGCCGAACCCGACGCTGAAGCAGCGCTTCCTGCACTACTACCGCTGGTTCCTGCGCAACGTCTACCCGAGCGTTAACGCGGCCTACTACTTTGCGCTGCTGTCCTTCAACCTGGCCTACCTGTTCGACAACAGCAAGTATCACAACCCGTTCCTGTGGCTCATCGGCACCCGCATGCGGAGGATGACGGGCGCCGATTAccaggccatcgacgccctGACGAGCGGCAAGCCGACCGGCAGCGCGAGAGCAGGAGCGCCCCCGGGGTGGCGGTCACTGTTCTCGCCGCGCGAGATGGGCCCACGTCTGCTGTCCAGTCTgtcgatgctgctgcccatGAGCATTTTCGCGCTCAAGTTCCTCGAGTGGTGGCACGCGTCCGACTTTGCCAAGCAGCTCTCGCGCAAAGCGACGGAGACGCTGGATCTCCCGCCACCCGTGGTCTCAGGTCTCGGGGGCGGCAAGGGAGGAGCTGGGgccgaaaaagaaaagagcaAGGCTAAGGAGAAGGCTGCTAGTGGTGGTaatgacgacgaggccgccacCGCTGTTCCAGCTGCCGAGACGGCGCCAATCGCGACGCCATCGCTACTGCCCATCTACACGGTAGCCGCGCCCGAGGACTCGTCGCTGTGCCCGATTTGCCAAGATGCCATCGTCACGCCAACAGCGTGTCAGACAGGCATCGTGTACTGCTACACATGCATCCACCGCTGGCTGGAGGGTCTTCACCCCATGCAGGAAGATTTCATGGGGGATAAGGAGGGCAAGTGGGAGAGCGGGCAGGGGCGGTGTGCGGTCACCGGCCGACGCGTCCTGGGGGATACGGAAGGGTTGAGAAGGATCATGGTGTAA
- a CDS encoding mixed-linked glucanase, with protein sequence MYGPDWPRNGEIDIIEGANQVTKNIISGHTQVHRSVSARRDPGCRIPDTPQAAGQPLLRDCESPGTNNNAGCNYLPPASHPHTYGDSFNAVGGGVYALEWTSEAIRIWHWPRQSIPRDIIDKRPDPSTWDLPSALFGTSTCEVDRYFKDMSLVIQTNFCGDYAANIWGKDGDTCNQRAPTCVEYVANNPSAFKNAYWEVNFIDVYEIGGGQNTGPVEPTTTTTVKVTSTIYTTVPNPATIVTSITQNGTVLVSTTTINPAGPTATAPPSPSTDPIVPGRDPATIGEYAYLGCYGSATGFQTFSLRDSAADMTLEKCVMLCRPGKYAGVRGSECFCAGDLDPDTRAEADRGRCNVPCPGNNTQLCGGTINVSPAPSRLMHLHRRAAPANYLLTLYGQVSDEVPVPAPPLGDPEPHPPSTSTLVTTISYTTVCATDAASLVLAEHCTTILVPGCNRYCGDGGPAAISVPMTTTVVPCEGCGVGGADEITLTVPLRIAAVPLTGSVTGYWPTGGSATLAPPGGPTGTPAPSPVSVSAAADVNLVWAMGLGVAIAMVRFVLMFF encoded by the exons ATGTATGGCCCGGATTGGCCCAGGAACGGCGAGATTGATATCATCGAGGGCGCGAACCAGGTCACCAAGAACATAATCTCCGGACATACGCAAGTCCACCGCTCCGTGTCAGCCCGTAGAGACCCAG GATGCCGCATCCCAGACACACCACAGGCCGCCGGCCAACCTCTCTTGCGCGACTGTGAAAGCCCAGGT accaacaacaacgccggcTGCAACTACCTGCCCCCGGCGTCGCACCCGCACACCTACGGAGACTCCTTCAACgcagtcggcggcggcgtctacGCCCTCGAATGGACCTCTGAAGCCATACGCATCTGGCACTGGCCGCGGCAGAGTATCCCGCGCGATATTATCGACAAGCGGCCCGACCCCTCGACCTGGGACCTGCCGTCGGCGCTGTTTGGGACGTCAACGTGCGAGGTGGACCGGTATTTCAAGGACATGAGTCTCGTGATTCAGACG AACTTCTGCGGTGATTATGCAGCAAACATCTGGGGCAAAGACGGGGACACCTGCAACCAGCGGGCGCCTACTTGCGTGGAATACGTGGCGAACAACCCCAGCGCCTTCAAAAACGC ATACTGGGAGGTCAACTTCATCGACGTGTACGagatcggcggcggccaaaaCACGGGTCCGGTAGAgcccacgacgacgacgacggttAAGGTCACGTCCACAATCTACACGACGGTGCCGAACCCCGCCACCATCGTGACGAGCATCACGCAGAACGGCACCGTGCTCgtctccaccaccaccatcaaccCGGCGGGCCCGACGGCCACTGCCCCGCCGAGTCCGTCCACCGACCCCATCGTTCCGGGGCGCGATCCGGCGACCATCGGCGAGTACGCGTACCTCGGCTGCTACGGCTCCGCGACCGGGTTCCAAACGTTCTCGCTCAgggactcggcggcggatATGACGCTTGAGAAGTGTGTGATGCTGTGTAGGCCTGGCAAGTATGCCGGTGTCCGCGGAAG CGAATGCTTTTGTGCGGGAGACCTCGACCCGGACACCAGAGCCGAGGCGGATCGCGGGCGCTGCAACGTACCCTGTCCGGGCAACAATACGCAACTCTGCGGCGGCACCATCAAcgtctcgccggcgccctcgcgTCTCATgcacctccaccgccgcgccgcgccggccaACTATCTTCTCACCCTCTACGGTCAGGTCTCGGACGAGGTGCccgtgccggcgccgccgctgggCGACCCGGAGCCGCAcccgccctcgacctcgacactCGTGACGACCATCTCGTACACCACCGTCTGCGCGACCGACGCCGCGTCTCTGGTCCTTGCGGAGCACTGCACGACGATCCTGGTCCCGGGGTGCAATAGGTACTGCGGCGACGGGGGCCCGGCGGCCATCAGcgtgccgatgacgacgacggtggtcCCGTGCGAGGGGTGCGGTGTGGGCGGTGCGGATGAAATCACTCTGACGGTGCCGTTACGGATCGCCGCTGTGCCGCTGACGGGGTCGGTGACGGGGTACTGGCCGACCGGTGGATCTGCAACTTTGGCCCCGCCCGGAGGTCCGACCGGGACACCCGCTCCGTCGCCGGTTTCGGTCAGTGCCGCGGCGGACGTGAACCTTGTGTGGGCCATGGGCCTGGGGGTCGCTATCGCGATGGTGCGGTTCGTGTTGATGTTCTTTTGA
- a CDS encoding mixed-linked glucanase — MAYGLSHSYFGANFISDFNFINYVDPSNGFVRYQSQPDALAKGLYSINPVTQAVTLGVDHTNIYGLGEGRPSVRLESKRQYNHGLFIGDFAHMPPSVCGLWPACKPTMFISTWHFSDKDWAVL, encoded by the exons ATGGCGTACGGCCTGTCACATTCGTACTTTGGTGCCAATTTCATTTCCGACTTCAATTTCATCAACTACGTCGACCCCTCCAATGGCTTCGTAAG GTATCAGAGCCAGCCCGATGCCCTGGCAAAGGGTCTCTACTCGATCAACCCGGTCACGCAGGCCGTGACGCTaggcgtcgaccacaccaACATctacggcctcggcgaggggcGGCCGAGCGTACGACTGGAGAGCAAGAGGCAGTACAATCACGGTCTGTTCATTGGCGATTTCGCCCACATGCCGCCGTCAGTTTGCGGCCTGTGGCCAGCTTGTAAGCCGACCATGTTCATCTCTACTTGGCACTTCTCCGATAAGGATTGGGCTGTGCTCTAA
- a CDS encoding Calcineurin-like phosphoesterase: MGLLTALGLRRKNNWEPPTLIDSLLASPLHFIITLIYSITLFLRGRPFTPPRDKPAIRVVCISDTHDRTDVAIPAGDLLIHAGDLTNAGTASDIQAQLDWLAAQPHQHKILVCGNHDSYFDLSARLPSDRGKTLDFRGIRYLVRDAVTLEFKAGRHLKIYGAPDIPACGGSEMAFQYDRASPPWRNAVPIDTDILVTHAPPKNHLDLGLGCPGLLQEVWRVRPKLHVFGHVHWGHGRQVVHFDECQRAYESLLSQRPRGLIRDFFPHSGWKDALRVLGYAVHGVVWKWLMVGPGGNTSSLMVNAAQMYGNTGRLGNPVEVVDL, from the exons ATGGGCCTCctcaccgccctcggcctccgccGCAAAAACAACTGGGAGCCCCCGACACTCATTGATTCCCTTCTTGCGTCGCCCCTCCACTTCATCATCACTCTAATCTACAGCATCACCCTCTTTCTCCGCGGCCGTCCCTTCACGCCACCCCGCGACAAGCCCGCCATCCGCGTCGTCTGCATATCCGACACCCACGACCGCACCGACGTCGCCATCCCTGCCGGCGACCTCCTGATCCACGCCGGTGACCTCACCAACGCCGGCACAGCCTCCGACATCCAGGCCCAACTCGACTggctcgccgcccagccTCATCAGCACAAGATCCTCGTTTGCGGCAACCACGACAGCTACTTCGACCTCAGCGCCCGCCTGCCCTCCGACCGCGGCAAGACCCTCGATTTCAGGGGCATTCGCTACCTGGTTCGCGATGCCGTGACCCTCGAGTTCAAGGCCGGCCGTCACCTCAAGATCTACGGCGCCCCCGACATTCCTGCCTGCGGCGGCTCCGAGATGGCCTTCCAGTATGACCGCGCATCGCCCCCTTGGAGAAACGCCGTGCCCATAGACACGGACATTTTAGTCACTCATGCTCCACCC AAAAACCACCTGGATCTGGGCTTGGGCTGTCCTGGCCTCCTCCAAGAAGTCTGGCGAGTCCGTCCGAAACTTCACGTCTTCGGCCACGTGCACTGGGGCCATGGTCGCCAGGTCGTCCATTTTGACGAGTGTCAGCGCGCCTACGAGTCCCTTCTGTCCCAACGCCCACGCGGCCTCATCCGCGACTTCTTCCCGCACTCGGGCTGGAAAGACGCGCTTCGCGTGCTGGGCTACGCCGTGCACGGCGTCGTGTGGAAGTGGTTAATGGTCGGACCCGGCGGCAACACCAGCAGTCTCATGGTGAACGCTGCCCAGATGTACGGAAACACAGGACGGTTGGGAAACCCGGTGGAGGTGGTGGATTTGTGA
- a CDS encoding Thioesterase superfamily protein: MPKEVPTKFKGIFDAKTGEERIQAWLALDKDEAGHFEFGNWTGALMPSVTLLSTTLAPNPSATFSFTVLPDHCNRAGNLHGGATATLFDSLTSLPLALVNDKPGYWQFLGVSRTLNCSYLRPAPAGEECLVECEIVQIGKTLCQLRGTLRRKRDGLVLATCEHHKFNTDPPASKL; this comes from the exons ATGCCCAAGGAAGTCCCGACCAAGTTCAAAGGCATCTTCGACGCCAAAACGGGCGAAGAACGGATACAGGCATggctcgccctcgacaaaGATGAAGCGGGCCATTTCGAGTTTGGC AACTGGACGGGCGCCCTGATGCCCTCCGTGACCCTCCTCTCCACGACGCTGGCCCCGAACCCCTCCGCCACCTTCTCCTTCACCGTCCTCCCGGACCACTGCAACCGCGCCGGCAACCtccacggcggcgccaccgccacccTCTTCGACTCTCTCACCAGCCTTCCCTTGGCCCTCGTCAACGACAAGCCGGGCTACTGGCAGTTCCTCGGCGTCTCCCGCACCCTCAACTGCAGCTACCTGCGCCCGGcccccgccggcgaggagTGCCTCGTCGAGTGCGAGATCGTCCAAATCGGCAAGACGCTGTGCCAGCTGAGGGGAACCCTCCGCCGGAAGcgcgacggcctcgtgcTGGCCACGTGCGAGCACCACAAGTTCAACACGGACCCGCCGGCGAGCAAGCTGTAA
- a CDS encoding F-box domain-containing protein codes for MMGEADGTSSCGVLHLVLLPAEILHHIFSGLDARDLGRLPRTCRFLHDFVKGNEKLCKDVYLNTLDKPAQGDPNLDWERELHDFVRLGLLCTDEKVNEQVRRTLFLSDRSDQTPPRGLIRTMCARLMNCHSLLKHASPTGEAQNDAGTHAASRNAAALANMFREEPARVTFMTRSFIYERARGEGKLLQLPSTPSETHQQSAKLHCLSGRPLLNYGRTRSTRVYPYAAAKVYDLRQNTTRTEWGPFLEDGSGRVDWEKVEAVMIVLGRNIRGQKLTAKVFADLWERSFAGSWARSYVPSPNRGIRDLDLQDPYDVAGTWLRVVCFVDYNDFYNFNFPGDDQMPREVPRPPLDVGEATRIIVMKVHVTDVQPPGEDDGKELPVVHFYGVSRSVDDSWDENANSNLQGTVRLTKEGEVRWTTFSVFNGHVRWRSEGIQIGGVGSARGVMGHWFDNDYDPHGPCGPSAFFKVSDRAPSPKEDDDKRITFEDFMPIVDFDAELVGDSDDEDYVVGEWGEDDGAEEEEEEEEEDVSEEELMRDLMALTAPDPDLINLLFHGHHLVDQ; via the exons ATGATGGGCGAAGCAGATGGGACGTCATCGTGCGGAGTGCTGCACCTCGTCCTGCTGCCGGCGGAGATTCTACATCACATATTCTCGGGGCTCGATGCTCGCGACCTCGGACGTCTCCCCCGCACGTGTCGATTCCTGCACGACTTTGTAAAGGGGAACGAAAAACTTTGCAAAGATGTGTACCTGAACACCCTC GACAAACCTGCCCAGGGTGACCCGAATTTGGATTGGGAAAGGGAGCTGCATGATTTTGTCAGACTTGGCCTCCTCTGCACCGACGAGAAAGTGAACGAACAGGTGAGACGGACGCTTTTTCTCAGTGACCGCTCCGATCAAACTCCACCCAGAGGACTCATCCGCACAATGTGTGCTAGGCTCATGAACTGCCATTC GCTTCTCAAGCATgcgtcgccgacgggcgAGGCACAGAACGACGCCGGCACTCACGCGGCGTcccgcaacgccgccgccctcgctaATATGTTCCGCGAGGAGCCCGCGCGCGTGACCTTCATGACCCGCTCCTTCATCTACGAGcgcgcccgcggcgaggggaagctgctgcagctccCGTCCACGCCCAGCGAGACGCACCAACAGAGCGCCAAGCTGCACTGTCTGTCCGGGCGGCCGCTCCTCAACTACGGTCGCACGAGATCGACGCGCGTGTACCCCTACGCCGCGGCCAAGGTGTACGATCTGCGGCAGAACACGACCCGGACCGAGTGGGGCCCGTTCCTGGAGGACGGCTCGGGGAGGGTGGATTGGGAAAAGGTCGAGGCCGTGATGATTGTGCTGGGGAGAAACATCCGGGGGCAGAAGCTGACGGCCAAGGTGTTTGCGGACTTGTGGGAGAGGTCGTTTGCCGGGTCGTGGGCGAGGAGCTATGTGCCGTCGCCGAACCGTGGGATCCGGGACCTGGATCTGCAGGATCCGTATGACGTTGCCGGGACGTGGCTGAGA GTGGTGTGCTTCGTCGACTACAACGACTTTTACAACTTTAACTTCCCCGGTGACGACCAGATGCCGCGCGAGGTCCCACGGCCCccgctcgacgtcggcgaggcgacACGCATCATCGTCATGAAGGTTCATGTCACCGACGTACAGCCGCctggcgaggacgacggcaaggaaCTGCCGGTGGTGCACTTTTACGGGGTCTCGCGGTCGGTGGACGACTCATGGGACGAGAACGCCAACTCTAACCTCCAAG GCACCGTACGACTAACgaaggagggcgaggtgaGGTGGACCACATTCTCCGTCTTCAACGGCCACGTACGGTGGCGGAGCGAGGGGATCCAGATCGGGGGCGTCGGATCGGCCCGCGGCGTCATGGGACACTGGTTTGACAA TGACTACGACCCCCACGGACCCTGCGGCCCCAGCGCCTTCTTCAAGGTATCTGACCGGGCCCCGAGCCCTAAGGAGGATGACGATAAAAGGATCACGTTTGAGGATTTTATGCCCATCGTGGACTTTGACGCGGAGCTGGTGggcgactcggacgacgaggactaCGTGGTGGGCGAGTGGggggaggacgacggggcggaggaggaagaagaggaggaggaggaggatgtgAGCGAGGAGGAACTGATGCGGGACCTGATGGCGTTGACGGCTCCGGATCCGGACCTCATAAACCTCTTGTTTCATGGACATCACCTGGTTGATCAGTGA
- a CDS encoding C2H2 finger domain-containing protein produces MTSVLPAHPTNFKVSISLSPTSPATMAPKREPRESPQHFIKQEHDAGRGRLREVSEDKDIDIMDDDGDDGKAGSSNSEGGPARKRRRSRKGLDKKFECPQDGCGKSYSRAEHLYRHQLNHTPKQIYECDFPDCSRTFVRLDLCNRHRDRHTAKGSALSRKDSMISHLSPTTDRPPFPVPGSTSPEISRPGIGFANVRQPQIHYETPKDTSGSPFAQATNTPPGYPVGSHPVGMDGYMHHDNGFAGVQAHRQPQQPPSGARPTVQSNGAYMSPVPTQHGYHSQPHNTPQSAAYTTQQNFPPFNLPPSEFSNGASNVSREGQTYAPTTSAEYNEQSHPQQSGEMMLLDQMSMPGTIPVFGSDSILSKSPYVTIPEDFVAYLFNTQQGEGSPIGHIVAPGYVNNYGEVQNSYSVPYVGTEGVPMGYFPSGPHQVMAVNNLLDQNLPEATISEEKSQEIYEFINQRFHENDQAPALRQRDSILEGDRSDGDHMLSKRMMQAYIGSYWVHFSDQIPILHKPTFSPDRTPNLLLLAMMTIGAACLDKTHGQKVTKAGAQLSNFLAWHLRWEIFMDPNFRPPAKLWLFQTLLLLELYEKMYSTRELHERAHIHHATTITLMRRGRSLIGKSSLDSPPNPRDDKTNGSRHSSTSGVAHTPDEWWNHWITNESTRRAAFAAFVIDSIHATMFGHSTVMVTHEMRLPLPCDEALWKATSGAEVGRIESNLLSNGVKPISFLEGLKRTLSGQGVQTNPFGRMVLMAGLLSVSWHMNQRDLQVNVLGGGVSQALGGRDKWRGTLTRAFDAWKDDFDQSLTGAKDSSDPYRYDSAKKNDANMVFESRMVLHHLAHMAMHVDIVDCQIFARAKRLLGRAIGQQDLNSAQRRMRDLWAPSAKARDATFYALKFLSSVLMPDGGHSPQSNGYKYDEPYTARDDVLLNRPWVLYFAALVVWCYGFALEGPCPGNPVPVTKQEQVRQMREYLMKYGGATSPDDLKMMKGVNTNTALLLVLKDSFGTTRWELLHEGANLLNNCLQLNTGTSTM; encoded by the exons ATGACTTCTGTTCTGCCCGCGCATCCCACGAACTTCAAAGTCTCGATTTCCCTGTCTCCCACCAGCCCTGCGACAATGGCTCCAAAACGTGAACCACGAGAGAGTCCGCAGCACTTCATTAAGCAGGAGCATGACGCAGGGAGAGGCCGGCTGCGGGAAGTCTCCGAAGACAAGGATATCGACatcatggacgacgatggagacgacggcaaggCCGGTTCATCCAACTCTGAAGGTGGCCCTGCAAGGAAAAGACGGAGAAGCCGCAAAGGACTGGACAAGAAATTCGAATGCCCCCAAGATGGCTGTGGAAAGAGCTACTCTAGAGCCGAGCATTT GTACCGGCACCAGTTGAATCACACGCCCAAGCAGATATATGAATGCGACTTTCCTGACTGCAGTCGCACTTTTGTTCGACTGGACTTGTGTAACCGCCATAGGGACCGCCACACAGCCAAGGGGTCTGCCTTGAGTCGCAAAGACTCAATGATAAGCCACCTCTCTCCTACCACCGATCGGCCCCCCTTTCCGGTTCCGGGATCGACCTCGCCCGAGATCAGTAGGCCGGGCATTGGTTTTGCCAACGTGCGGCAGCCCCAGATACACTATGAGACACCCAAAGACACCTCTGGTAGTCCGTTTGCGCAGGCAACAAACACGCCTCCTGGATACCCTGTGGGCTCGCACCCCGTTGGCATGGACGGCTACATGCATCACGACAACGGATTTGCTGGCGTTCAGGCGCATCGTCAGCCGCAACAGCCGCCGAGCGGGGCGAGACCGACAGTGCAAAGCAACGGAGCTTACATGTCACCGGTCCCTACCCAACACGGCTACCACAGCCAACCGCACAACACCCCTCAGTCCGCGGCTTACACTACTCAGCAGAACTTCCCGCCCTTCAATCTACCGCCCTCGGAGTTTTCCAACGGTGCTAGTAACGTCTCTCGCGAGGGTCAGACGTATGCACCGACAACCTCCGCAGAATACAATGAGCAGAGTCATCCCCAGCAATCGGGCGAGATGATGTTGCTAGACCAGATGTCTATGCCTGGGACGATTCCCGTCTTTGGGAGCGACAGCATACTAAGCAAATCGCCATATGTCACGATTCCCGAAGACTTTGTCGCCTATTTGTTTAACACGCAACAAGGTGAAGGCTCGCCGATAGGCCACATTGTGGCTCCCGGGTACGTGAATAA CTACGGAGAAGTCCAGAACTCGTACAGTGTTCCTTATGTAGGCACAGAAGGTGTGCCCATGGGCTACTTCCCCTCAGGCCCCCATCAGGTCATGGCCGTCAACAACCTGCTGGATCAAAACCTCCCAGAGGCCACCATATCCGAGGAGAAAAGCCAGGAGATCTACGAGTTCATCAACCAGAGGTTCCACGAGAACGACCAGGCACCGGCATTGCGGCAGCGCGACAGTATCTTAGAGGGCGATCGTAGCGACGGCGACCACATGCTCAGCAAACGAATGATGCAGGCATACATCGGATCCTACTGGGTTCACTTTAGCGAccagatacccatccttcacAAGCCAACCTTCTCCCCCGATAGAACGCCGAACTTGCTGCTCctggcgatgatgacgataGGCGCAGCCTGCCTTGACAAGACGCACGGGCAAAAGGTCACAAAGGCCGGGGCGCAATTGTCCAACTTCCTGGCCTGGCATCTTCGATGGGAGATATTCATGGACCCGAACTTCCGGCCACCGGCCAAGCTGTGGTTGTTCCAGAcacttctccttctcgagctaTACGAGAAGATGTACTCAACGAGGGAGCTGCACGAGAGAGCCCACATCCACCATGCCACAACCATCACTCTCATGCGCCGCGGAAGATCACTGATTGGCAAGTCATCCCTCGACTCACCTCCCAACCCTCGAGACGACAAGACAAACGGCTCTCGCCactcgtcgacctcgggcGTGGCTCACACTCCAGATGAATGGTGGAATCACTGGATCACCAACGAGTCGACTAGGCGGGCTGCGTTTGCGGCATTTGTCATTGATTCCATTCACGCTACCATGTTTGGCCACTCTACGGTGATGGTCACTCATGAGATGAGATTGCCGCTGCCTTGTGATGAGGCTTTATGGAAGGCCACTAGTGGTGCTGAGGTCGGCAGGATCGAGTCCAACCTCCTATCCAACGGCGTCAAGCCGATCTCTTTTCTCGAAGGGTTGAAACGGACACTCAGCGGGCAAGGAGTGCAAACCAACCCTTTCGGTCGCATGGTGCTCATGGCCGGACTCCTCAGTGTCAGCTGGCACATGAACCAAAGGGATCTCCAGGTTAACGTGCTCGGCGGTGGCGTGTCTCAGGCGCTGGGTGGCCGAGACAAGTGGCGCGGGACCCTGACCCGCGCTTTCGACGCTTGGAAGGACGATTTCGATCAATCGTTGACAGGGGCAAAAGATTCTTCTGACCCATACCGGTACGACTCTGCGAAGAAGAACGATGCCAATATGGTCTTTGAAAGTCGGATGGTGCTGCATCACCTCGCTCACATGGCGATGCATGTTGACATTGTCGACTGCCAGATCTTTGCCAGGGCAAAGAGGCTTCTGGGAAGAGCCATTGGGCAACAGGACCTTAACAGCGCGCAGAGAAGAATGAGAGATTTGTGGGCGCCATCGGCTAAGGCCCGGGACGCCACGTTCTACGCACTTAAGTTTCTCAGCTCCGTTCTCATGCCCGACGGTGGGCACTCACCGCAATCCAACGGCTACAAGTACGACGAGCCGTACACGGCGCGGGACGACGTTCTTCTCAACAGACCTTGGGTGTTGTACTTTGCCGCTCTTGTTGTTTGGTGCTACGGATTCGCTCTTGAAGGACCATGCCCCGGAAATCCCGTGCCGGTGACGAAACAGGAGCAGGTGCGACAAATGCGAGAATACTTGATGAAGTACGGAGGCGCGACCTCGCCTGACGACctgaagatgatgaagggAGTTAACACAAACACCGCATTGCTACTAGTTTTGAAAGACTCTTTCGGAACGACACGTTGGGAGCTGTTACACGAGGGTGCTAATCTTCTCAACAACTGTCTTCAGCTGAACACTGGAACTTCCACGATGTAA